The genomic region GGCCTTTGCCCGCGCCGCGGCGCTGGACAATGAGCTGGCCGCCCGGATGGCGTCGGCCTGATGAAATATCCGTGCCGCCCACGGCCAGGAGCGGAAACATCATGGGTCAGGCCTTCCGGAAAAGGCCCGGACGGGTGCACAGGACGGGCTCAGCCTTGTCCTTCCCTGTCCGGTTTCCCCGTGCGCCCCACCCAGACGGCCACCCCCAGCAGCAGCACGGCCGCCAGGGCGTACGGCACGGTGGGCGAAATCTCATAGAGCAGCGCACCGGCCAGCGGCCCCAGCACATTGCCCAGCCCTTGGGCCGCCCCTACCGAACCGGCCGCCGCACCCTGCTCGTGCGGCTGCACCGCATTGGCCGCCATGGCCGTGAAGGCCGGGAACACGAAGCCCATGCCCGCCGCTGCAACGAAGTAGGACAGCATCAGCGTCGGCACGCCGGTGGCCAGCAGCACCGATCCGAAGCCGATGCCGGCCGTGGTCATGCCGATGCAGATCATCCGGCCCGGTGGCAACATGACCCGCCGCACGACCATCTGCGTGATGATCAGCGCCACGCCCACAGTGGTCAGTGCCATGCCGGCCGCCTGCGCCCCTTCCCCGGGCGTCATGCCCAATCGGTCGATGGCAAAGAAGCCCACGACGATCTGACCCACGGCCACCGTGAACAGCGCCGTGAAGGCCGCCACCATCGGGCGGCGCAACCTCGGATCCAACAGGCGCGGCGACTGTCCCGGACGTGCGCCGACCGGCGGCGTGGCCGGCAGGAACTTCCACAACACCGCCAGTCCCAGTGCCGGCAGCAGCGCCGTCAGATAGAGCGGAGCCTCCAGCCCGAAGTGCGTGAGCTGCGCCGCCAGTGCAGGCCCCAGCACCAGACCCGCTCCATTGGCCGCGCCCAGCGATGCCATCGCGGCCACACGCCGCTCGGGCGGCAGGTTGTCGGCGATCAGCGCCTGGCTGGCCGTGGGCGCCGCCGCATAGAAGCCGCCGATGGCGCCGCGCGTCAGCACCAGCCCGGCAAAGACCAGCCCGACACTCATCGGCACGCGCATGGCCGCCACCAGCCAGCCACTCATGGCGCAGTAGCTCACGAAGAAGCCGGCAAAGCCGGTGAGCATCACGGCCCGGCGGCCCAGGCGGTCACTGGCCCGGCCCCAGATCGGGGCCATCAGCATCCACAGCACCCCACTCACCGTCACCGCCATCCCGGCCTGCCACGGT from Lautropia mirabilis harbors:
- a CDS encoding MFS transporter; translated protein: MPEAAPSSVSERTPSPAPDSGGPPAGQSGRAFTLRPILFAYMCGTMAMMAFVSIVGSLSRQLGLAPWQAGMAVTVSGVLWMLMAPIWGRASDRLGRRAVMLTGFAGFFVSYCAMSGWLVAAMRVPMSVGLVFAGLVLTRGAIGGFYAAAPTASQALIADNLPPERRVAAMASLGAANGAGLVLGPALAAQLTHFGLEAPLYLTALLPALGLAVLWKFLPATPPVGARPGQSPRLLDPRLRRPMVAAFTALFTVAVGQIVVGFFAIDRLGMTPGEGAQAAGMALTTVGVALIITQMVVRRVMLPPGRMICIGMTTAGIGFGSVLLATGVPTLMLSYFVAAAGMGFVFPAFTAMAANAVQPHEQGAAAGSVGAAQGLGNVLGPLAGALLYEISPTVPYALAAVLLLGVAVWVGRTGKPDREGQG